One Oryzomonas sagensis DNA segment encodes these proteins:
- a CDS encoding fibronectin type III domain-containing protein, which translates to MGIRFLLLFMLFSLLSGCGKKGPLLYPDMLVPAAVTALTANQSGAGVKIAFELPDKDMAGRSLRDLAGVSVFKRVESSLQQPDCPACTDDFRLFRKLYLDLPDATQIYGNKVVLLDGETRRNTAYSYYVVPFARDNSAGASSAPVRVRVTLQPFPPVLQVLPAPTEIKLEFVAIPPEEGSFVGYNVYRTARNEPMPYLPLNKEPLTGTTYTDSGLERKTVYRYVVRTVVRMPWGGVAESGASNEAEGALKEEE; encoded by the coding sequence GTGGGCATTCGCTTTCTGCTGCTTTTCATGCTGTTTTCGCTGCTCTCCGGGTGCGGGAAGAAGGGGCCGCTGCTCTATCCCGACATGCTGGTCCCGGCCGCTGTGACCGCCTTGACGGCAAACCAGAGCGGCGCCGGCGTCAAGATCGCCTTTGAGTTGCCGGATAAGGACATGGCCGGGCGTTCGCTGCGGGATCTGGCCGGCGTAAGCGTCTTCAAACGGGTGGAATCATCGCTCCAGCAGCCCGATTGCCCCGCTTGCACCGATGATTTCCGGCTGTTTCGCAAGCTCTATCTCGATCTGCCCGATGCCACCCAGATCTACGGCAACAAGGTGGTGCTCCTGGACGGCGAGACGCGCAGGAATACCGCCTATAGCTACTACGTCGTCCCCTTTGCCCGGGATAACTCCGCGGGGGCGAGCTCGGCGCCGGTACGCGTTCGGGTCACGTTGCAGCCGTTCCCCCCGGTTCTCCAGGTCCTGCCGGCACCCACGGAAATCAAGCTGGAATTCGTGGCCATTCCGCCCGAGGAAGGCTCCTTCGTGGGGTATAACGTCTACCGCACCGCCAGGAACGAGCCCATGCCCTATCTTCCGCTGAACAAGGAACCGCTTACGGGCACCACGTACACCGATTCGGGGCTGGAGCGCAAGACGGTCTACCGCTATGTGGTCAGGACGGTGGTGCGCATGCCGTGGGGCGGGGTCGCCGAGAGCGGGGCCTCGAACGAGGCGGAAGGGGCTTTGAAGGAAGAGGAGTAA
- the atpE gene encoding ATP synthase F0 subunit C yields the protein MSFFTMCVLAAGIGMALGTLGTGIGQGLAVKSAVEGVSRNPGASGKILTTMMIGLAMIESLAIYALVVCLIILFANPYKEIATKLAETVAK from the coding sequence ATGAGCTTTTTCACAATGTGCGTTCTGGCAGCAGGTATCGGCATGGCACTGGGCACCCTGGGTACCGGCATCGGTCAGGGGCTGGCAGTTAAAAGCGCCGTAGAAGGCGTTTCCCGTAACCCCGGCGCTTCCGGCAAAATCCTGACCACCATGATGATCGGTCTGGCCATGATCGAGTCCCTGGCCATCTACGCCCTGGTTGTCTGCCTGATCATCCTGTTCGCCAACCCCTACAAAGAAATCGCCACCAAGCTGGCCGAAACCGTCGCCAAGTAA